CTGATGTAACGCTGACTGATTGGTTCATCTCTGATAAAGTCATCTCATACCTTGTGTATTAGTCCCTACAGTATCACCAGGGATTAATTCTCACACTATTTTCCCCTCTAGCTCTCCTGTTTTACACCTGCAAGACCTCTTGCACTCCTGATTGGTCAGCAAGGAAGTGGGGGAAACCAGGCCAAGTCAATTCAACCCCACGACTGTGTTTTGATGTATGAATAAATCTACAAATGTGTATGCTTGTCTTGTTTCTTTCTTGGTGGTAGTAAATCAGACATGGTGAATTTGGCCATTTTGAATGAACCATTTGGTGTTCTGAATTCAATACCGAACAATGTGACATTTCCTGTCATCTCAAATCTGTACATCGTTATTCTAGGTGGTTCTAAACATATAACGGTGATTTTGACATTTTTAACTGGCTATAGAAAGTTGATTGAGTAATTTTAATCCATTGCTTTGTTTTTGGAAGGACGTTATTGTGAGCAGCATGTTTTCGGCCTTAACGATACGATGGGACAGTTAATAGATAATCTATGGAATAAACTCAGTTTACACCGAAATCCATACCGCCGAAAATGGACAACTAAAGCGCACACTCAGGCTCTTTACAATTGGGTGAAAAGTAAATTCCGGTTTATTTAACTGGGTGTATCGTATGAACATTAATTCAACAGTTTGTAGTCCCAAAAACCCGAAATtagttacctctggttcgttcaaCCATTCCTATGTTGAAAAGAATATGATTTTGGGATTAACGGCGAAAACCGGCGCTAACAGGTTTCTAGGCGCCGCATGGTCAATCCGATTGCATTGGCCGTGACGCATTTACGGTGATTGTGCCCTCTGCATAAATCAGGGCATTCATTTCTGAGCTGTTTCGTTGACGGTAGGTCCTGTCTAAACACAATCGTATCAATGTGAAGCTGTTTGGAGCCCTCAAAATAGTTACAAAATGTGAGGCGCACTGTGGTAGGGAACTCAATTTGGGCTCTGACCACTACAAGGTGGTCAGCGTTTCCTCTGAGTGCACTACCTCAAAGTAACCTATACAATATTGGTTACTGAGATTAAATTTATTTTCTTTTTGGGCTGTTTTATTTTTATGGTTACATTCGAATTTTGGTGATTTAGCAGGAGGGGGAAAGGCCGTATTGTACATTTTTAATATTGCGCGCCGTTCAGTACTGGTCTGCGTCACACCATCCATATGGCACCGATCACATTTTCCTGTCAAGCATAAATGGGCTTTTAGGAGATTCTACATTTTCTGAGATCAGTTAACATGACCATTATAACAGGTGCTTTTAATTTCAGGACAAATGCTTCAATTCTGTGACGTTAGCTGATCTCAGAAAAAGGTTTAAGCCTGCGTTTACCACAGATTCTTGTTTTCAGTGTTGATCTACAAACATTTTCCCATAGGATTTGTCCAACAAACTAATGCGGAGTTTGTGCCTAACAAAAATAtgccattactattgctctctatatCAGCTGAGTCTGGTCTGCCTAGTTAATTGAATACAAAAAAAGGTACAGGGAGTGGTAGTCTCGCTTCCTCTTCCGTCTCCATCCTCACTTTTTCCACATCTATCCTCTTCTAGTTAGTAGGATACAAAACCTGTATGTCTCTAGTGGTGAACTGGGATAGTGCAGCTGAACAACACTGGATAGAATACCTGTATGTCTCTAGTGGTGAACTGGGATAGTGCAGCTGAACAACACTGGATACAATACCTGTATGTCTCTAGTGGTGAACTGGGATAGTGCCACAGAATGCAACAGTCAAATAATCTTTGGCAAAATTTGATCAGGAATTAAGACTATTAGTGTATGTGACAATGTATTTTAAAAAGATTATTGGTAGAAAATATCTTTTATCACTCAGGTGGATGGTATTTTCTGTCAAATTTAAAGGTCTTAGCCTGACATTGGACATGGtgccaaatgtatttttatttaactaggcaagtccagttaacaaaaccttatttacaatgacggcctacttcgGGCCAAAACCtgacccggacgatgctgggccaattgtgtgccggcgtatgggactcccaatcacagccggttgtgatactgcctggaatcaaaccagggtctgtagtgatgtgtctatcaatcaaatgtattgatgaagccctttttacatcagccgatgtaacaaagtgctatacagaaaaaCAGCAAGCaaagatgtagaagcacggtggctaggaaaaactccctagattGGCAGGAACCTGATTGGCAGGAACCTAGGAACCAGGtcttgaggggtggccagtcatcttctggttgtgctgggtggagattataaccgaacatggccaagatgttcaaatgttcatagattcaaacattcaaataataataataatcacagtggttgtagagggtgcaacaggtcaaccTCCGGAGTAAAtgccagttggcttttcatagccgttCATTCagagagacagcaggtgtggtagagagagtcgaaaacaagccagtgaacaggtcagggttccatagccacaggcagaagagttgaaactggagcagcagcatgacaagGTGGTTGTGCTAtggcagcataaatactggaggcaggagggcttgggagacactgtggccccgtccaatgatactcccggacagggccaaccaggcaggatataaccccacccactttgccaaagcacagcccccacaccactagagggatatctttattttttttgtatccccttttttctccccaatttcgtggtatccaattggtagttacagtcttgtctcattgctgcaactcccgtacggactcagtaGAGGCGAAGGGCGAGAgctatgcgtcctccgaaacacaacccaaccaagccacactgcttcttgacacaacgcacatccaaccaggaagccagctgcaccaatgtgtcggagtgaaacaccgtacacctggcgacctggtcagtgtgcactgtgcccggcccactACAGGAGTCGTTAGtgtgtgatgagacaaggatatccctgccggccaaaccctccctaacccggacgaccctaggccaattgtgcgtcgccccatggacctcccggtcgcggccggctgcgacagagcctgggctcgaacctaGAATCACTAGCTGTGCCACCACTTTTCAAGACATGAAGTCAAACCGTTACACACCAACACTAACCATGCTGGTGTGACTGAATTTAATATACAGTTATACACCAACACTGACCATGCTGGTGTGACTGAATTTAATATACAGTTATACACCAACACTAACCATGGTGGGGTGACTGAATTTAATATACAGTTATACACCAACACTAACCATGGTGGGGTGACTGAATTTAATATACAGTTATACACCAACACTAACCATGGTGGGGTGACTGAATTTAATATACAGTTATACACCAACACTAACCATGGTGGGGTGACTGAATTTAATATACAGTTATACGCCAACACTAACCATGCTGGTGTGACTGAATTTAATATACAGTTATACACCAACACTAACCATGGTGGGGTGACTGAATTTAATATACAGTTATACACCAACACTAACCATGGTGGGGTGACTGAATTTAATATACAGTTATACACCAACACTAACCATGGTGGGGTGACTGAATTTAATATACAGTTATACGCCAACACTAACCATGGTGGGGTGACTGAATTTAATATACAGTTATACACCAACACTAACCATGGTGGGGTGACTGAATTTAATATACAGTTATACACCAACACTAACCATGGTGGGGTGACTGAATTTAATATATACAGTTATACGCCAACACTAACCATGCTGGTGTGACTGAATTTAATATACAGTTATACACCAACAATGACCATGGTGGGGTGACTGAATTTAATATACAGTTATACGCCAACACTGACCATGGTGGGGTGACTGAATTTAATATACAGTTATACGCCAACACTAACCATGGTGGAGTGACTTAATTTAATATACAGTTATACACCAACACTAACCATGGTGGGGTGACTGAATTTAATATACAGTTATACACCAACACTGACCATGGTGGGGTGACTGAATTTAATATACAGTTATACACCAACACTGACCATGGTGGGGTGACTGAATTTAATGAACAGTGACACACCAACACCAACCATGGTGGGGTGACTGAATTTAATATACAGTTATACACCAACACTAACCATGGTGGGGTGACTGAATTTAATATTCAGTTATACACCAACACTGACCATGGTGGGGTGACTGAATTTAATATACAGTTATACACCAACACTGACCATGGTGGGGTGACTGAATTTAATATACAGTTATACACCAACACTAACCATGGTGGGGTGACTGAATTTAATATACAGTTATACGCCAACACTAACCATGGTGGGGTGACTGAATTTAATATACAGTTATACGCCAACACTAACCATGGTGGGGTGACTGAATTTAATATACAGTTATACACCAACACTAACCATGGTGGGGTGACTGAATTTAATATACAGTTATACACCAACACTAACCATGGTGGGGTGACTGAATTTAATATACAGTTATACGCCAACACTAACCATGCTGGTGTGACTGAATTTAATATACAGTTATACACCAACACTGACCATGGTGGGGTGACTGAATTTAATATACAGTTATACGCCAACACTGACCATGGTGGGGTGACTGAATTTAATATACAGTTATACACCAACACTGACCATGGTGGGGTGACTGAATTTAATATACAGTTATACGCCAACACTGACCATGGTGGGGTGACTGAATTTAATATACAGTTATACGCCAACACTAACCATGGTGGAGTGACTTAATTTAATATACAGTTATACACCAACACTAACCATGGTGGGGTGACTGAATTTAATATACAGTTATACACCAACACTGACCATGGTGGGGTGACTGAATTTAATATACAGTTATACACCAACACTGACCATGGTGGGGTGACTGAATTTAATGAACAGTGACACACCAACACCAACCATGGTGGGGTGACTGAATTTAATATACAGTTATACACCAACACTAACCATGGTGGGGTGACTGAATTTAATATTCAGTTATACACCAACACTGACCATGGTGGGGTGACTGAATTTAATATACAGTTATACACCAACACTGACCATGGTGGGGTGACTGAATTTAATATACAGTTATACACCAACACTAACCATGGTGGGGTGACTGAATTTAATATAGTTATATACCAACACTAATCATGGTGGGGTGACTGAATTTAATGAACAGTGACACACCAACACCAACCATGGTGGGGTGACTGAATTTAATATAGTTATATACCAACACTAATCATGGTGGGGTGACTGAATTTAATGAACAGTGACACACCAACACTAACCATGGTGGAGTGACTGAATTTAATATACAGTTATACACCAACACTAACCATGGTGGGGTGACTGAATTTAATATAGTTATATACCAACACTAATCATGGTGGGGGGAGTGAATTTTAATAACAGATGCATTGAAGTGAGGCACTGGTTGGCAgaaaaccaaccaaccaaccaaccgctGTAAACATCACTCAgtatgatgctactgtctagtaGCAGCCTAACAGATCTGACAGGGGTACGACACAGCAGCATCACTGAGTTAGCCAACTCATTTTCATAAACAACCGCAAATTCATTGGTTTGAGTTAAATCAAAACGCTGATGTGCGTTTTGGTTGTTGAGTCAATTAGATCTAGAAGATCCtcttcttggaggcaggccactcgatttcgtctctgcgttatattggcatcgaacatgtcaccctccctaggagagggggtgaccttgataatttattgttaaaacgagaggctgcctgcatctttaatttaaagacccttgcgcccttcggtctcaacgtagactttgatctgaagccattcttgtgattattgtgactttgccattgtaattgtttgtaaacttgtgtagttaaattaatctatgatcgtatgctatccatttgtttgtatgctgttctttgtatgacattttaatatttgattattaaccaatggtattaggccactcttggccatgattacagacacctgtgtcttttgacactacataaacgagtcatcccgcagtgtttgtgattataccctgatgaagacagcttggctgtcgaaacgttggcattacatttttgcatctgagctcctagagtgtgtggcTCTCTTTTACTTTCATGTTGAGTCAATTAGACCCACGGACATTTCAAGCTTACCGGTATCTTTCTAAAAATGTGTTCCTGCTTTGTGATGTCATCCCCCTCcttgttgtttgacatgacaagcAGTACAGGGGCATGACGACACAAACACACTGGTACCCAGACTGGAAACCAATTAACCCTAGTCCTGGACTGGAAACCAATTAACCCTGGTCCTGGTACCCAGACTGGAAACCAATTAACCCTGGTCCTGGTACCCAGACTGGAAACCAATTAACCCTGATCCTGATACCCAGACTGGAAACCAATTAACCCTGGTCCTGGTACCCAGACTGGAAACCAATTAACCCTGGTCCTGGTACCCAGACTGAAACCAATTAACCCTAGTCCTGGTACCCAGACTGGAAACCAATTAACCCCATAGTCCTGGTACCCAGACTGGAAACCAATCAACCCTAGTCCTGGTACCCAGACTGGAAACCAATTAACCCTGGTCCTGGTACCCAGACTGGAAACCAATTAACCCTAGTCCTGGTACCCAGACTGGAAACCAATTAACCCTGGTCCTGGTACCCAGACTGGAAACCAATTAACCCTGGTCCTGGTACCCAGACTGGAAACCAATTAACCCTGATCCTGATACCCAGACTGGAAACCAATTAACCCTGGTCCTGGTACCCAGACTGGAAACCAATTAACCCTGGTCCTGGTACCCAGACTGGAAACCAATTAACCCTAGTCCTGGTACCCAGACTGGAAACCAATTAACCCCTAGTCCTGGTACCCAGACTGGAAACCAATCAACCCTAGTCCTGGTACCCAGACTGGAAACCAATTAACCCTGGTCCTGGTACCCAGACTGGAAACCAATTAACCCTAGTCCTGGTACCCAGACTGGAAACCAATTAACCCTGGTCCTGGTACCCAGACTGGAAACCAATTAACCCTGGTCCTGGTACCCAGACTGGAAACCAATCAACCCTAGTCCTGATACCCAGACTGGAAACCAATTAACCCTGGTCCTGGTACCCAGACTGGAAACCAATCAACCCTAGTCCTGATACCCAGACTGGAAACCAATTAACCCTGGTCCTGGTACCCAGACTGGAAACCAATTAACCCTGGTCCTGGTACCCAGACTGGAAACCAATTAACCCTGGTCCTGGTACCCAGACTGGAAACCAattaaccctggtcctggacTGAGAAGCATCTGTCTGGGAAACTTCCCCTAAAACTAGCATTATAGAACTGATTATGTTGTCAGCTAACAACATCCCACAGAGCAGAGGTTGAGAAACACTGAAGCTTCTTCAGATGTGTTTTATTAATGCAACACCCAGGATGTTAATCTGCAGTGAAGACGCGTGCAGCGATGTCATCCAGTAGCCAGTCTACTCCAGTCAGTAGGTTCTCTCCTGTCACAGCACTGCAGCCGATGATACACCAGTGGTGGGTCTTAATGTCATCCAGACCcagggcctacacacacacacacacacacagtaatagaTGAATACAAGTATTAGACATGAAATCAGTTATCAACCCACGGGATGATAAAAACAcagaaattgtgtgtgtgtgtatgggggggggcGTACTGTGTTCCCACCTCTCGAATGGTCTCTTTACTCAGGGATCCAGGAAGGTCCTGTTTGTTGGCGAAAACCAGGAGAGTAGCTCCAGATAACctctagagaggaagagagagaaaaagagagggtagATAAAGGGAGCGAGACATCAACAGTTAGTAATTCATAAATGTTCaccatgcgtgtgtgtgagtttttGGTGTGTTTActcctctgtgtatgtgtgtgtctgtgtgtacctccTCCATCAGCAGAGAGCTAAGTTCCTGTCTGCAGTCCTCCAGTCTCAGTCTGTCTGCGCTGTCCACCACCCACACCAACCCATCCGTGCTCTCAAAGTAGTTCCTCCAGTAAGAACGAAGGGATTTCTGACCGCCCACGTCCCAGATGTTTAACTTGAACCTGAGGAGGACGACGACAGGATGAGAAGACGATGAAAAGAGAGGAGTGTGTATTCTCCAACTGTCTAAGAGAAGAGGTGTAACATGACTCTGCCGATGATGCTGGTGTGTTTTGACTTACCCTTTATGTTCCAAGGTTTTGATGTTGAACCCCAGTGTAGGAGAGATGGTACTCACATCCTCGCCATTGAACTTCTTCAGAATAGTGGTCTTACCAGCGTTGTCTAAGCCCCTGCAGTACATGATTAAGGACTGGGAATGGCCAGGGGGGGGGACTTCCGTACAGAttagagggtgacacacacatcaTTGGCAGCACTTGTtataaggccatcagactgttaaacagccaccactaacattgagtggctgctgccatacatgtaaaaaatgtatcactagccactttaaacaatgacacttaatataatgtttacataccctacattactcatctcatatgtatatactgtactccataccatctactgcatcttgcctatgccgttctgtaccatcactcattcatatatctttatgtacatattctttatccctttacacttgtgtgtataaggtagctgttgtggaattgttagttagattacttgttggttattactgcattgtcggaactagaagcacaagcatttcgctacactcgcattaacatctgataaccatgtgtatgtgacaaataaaattggatttgatggCAGTGATAGCCATATAGCAGAGTAATCGTTTTAACCATGTTAGCCAGTGGGTTAACAAACGTAGCTTATAAACATGGCAAGATATGTAGCCTAGCTATGAATTTGACTGGTAGATAGTAGCTAGCTTAGCTTACTAGCTGACAGGCGAAGCAAGATGACCACAGCGAAATGGCCACTTTAAAAAACACAAATGTATCAGGCCCAAAGGCAGGCGACAAAACGAGTCCGATCACATAGGTAGATACGCGGATGAAAGTGGTTTATCTAGTACATATAGTCATGTAGATATAGACAGGTAAACATCATAGCTAACTAACTCATCACAACTCTAATTTCATTGCAGCGAAAAAGGATACAACATAAGGAGTCGCATCTCTCGCTCCTTGTGCTTCATTTTCTTCAGTATTGTCAGCAAACCCATCGTGACGAACGTTTGATAAACTATTTAATATAAAACGGAAGTAACACAAGATAAATAGTGGTATAATGTTTTAACTTTTGGTTATAATATCAACACATAAATTGTCTCTCATGATGGTTGCTATCTAAAACAAGCACGGAGCTCCAAGACAAGCAGGAAGTTGATACTAAAGTAGTCCCGCCCACTCTAATCGTGGATTGGTGAATGTTTGGGACAAGCTTCAGATAAAAATATGATTGGTTGACGTCAGCGTCACTCAAAAGGCTTTAGGCTATTTGATTCGTAAACCGCCACCAAGGCAAAGGCGCGGCTGTGTCAATTCAGAGGGAGCAACAAACGTTTAGAAACGTATATtttggtttccactagttaccacagcgaaaaggtcaaaattggctatattgtaaaaatgaatgaaaacaaaaattAATTTTCCTTTTGTGTCTTGGTAAGGGCTGGGTATAAGGTTAGCAGTGGGGTTAGGTTTAAATCTCATTTTAAGAAGAggaattgtagaaataggcaggctataagactttgtggctgtggtaactagtagcGACCTTAGATTTTGTGACAAAATAGCGCAACACGAAGTTCATATCAGGGACGACAATGTTAGGAGATATTGTAGGCATTAGATTGTTCAAAAATAACAATTCTTACTTCATTAGAGATTATTGGTAAAATCCACACTTTACATTTTATGGAGACCTTTTATGGACACCAGGCTGTAGTGTCATCGGGTTTAGAGTTGTTTATTATTCTCTTAAtagacatacactacatgaccaaaagaatgtggacacctgctgtCGAACATCTCATGCCAAAatcatcatgggcattaatatggagttgtgtGGCTTagactttccacttcacaataacagcacatacagttgaccggggcagctctagcgggGAAGAAATTTGAttaactgacttgctggaaaAGTGTCATCCTATCCAGGCggaatcacaaccggccgtgattgggcggcgcacaattggcccagcgtcgtccgggtttggacggtgtaggccgtcattgtaaaaaataatttgttcttaaagtgacttgcctagttaaataaaggtttttaaatatatatatttaaatgatggtgccacgttgaaagtcactgagctcttcagtaaagccattctactgccaatgtttgtctatggagattgcatggcggtgtgctcgattttatacaccctgTCAGCtaatggtgtggctgaaatatccgaatccactcatttgaaggcatgtccacatacttttgtatatccAGGTAATGATCAAATCATTTGGTCAGTTATTTGACGTTTCTGATTCGATTCTTGATAAGACTATGAAGATTATGTTGATCTTTGTAGTAATGTGTAACAACAATCATATGTAGTAAACAATCTACCTGATTTActcaaaatatacagttgaagtcagaagtttacatacaccttagccaaatacatttatactcagtttttcacaattcctgacatttaatcctagaaaaaatTCCTTGTCcagggtcagttaggatcaccactttattttaagaatgtgaaatgtcagaataatagtagagaatgatttatttcggcttttatttctttcatcacgttcccagtgggtcagaagtttacatacactcaattagtatttggtagcattgcctttaaattgtttaacttgggtcaaatggttcaggtagccttccacatgcttcccacaataagttggtgaattttggcccattcctcctgacagagctggtgtaactgagtcaggtttgtaggcctccctgctcgcacacacttttcagttctgcccacaaatgttctacaggattgaggtcagggctttgtgatggccactccaataccttgactttgttgtcctcaatgccattttgccacaacttcggaagtatgcttggggtcattgtctatttgtaagacccatttgcgaccaagctttaacttcccgactaatgtcttgagatgttgcttcaatatatccacataatttcccctcctcatgatgccatctattttgtgaagtgcaccagtccctcctgcagcaaagcaccaccacaacatgatgctgccaacccccgtgcttcaaggttgggatggtgttcttcggcttgcaagcatccccctttttcctccaaaaataacgatggtcattatggccaaacagttttatttttgtcatcagaccagaggacatttctccaaaaagtacgaactttgtccccatgtgcagttgcaaaccgtagtctgtctttttttatggcggttttggagcagtggcttcttccttgctcaggttatgtcaatattggactcgttttgctgtggatatagatatttttgttcCTGTTTTTCCCCCAGCatcctcacaaggtcctttgctgttgttctgggattgatttgcacttttcgaaccaaaaaatgttcatctctaggagacagaacgcgtctccttcttgagcggtatgacagccgcggggtcccatggtgtttatacttgcgtactattgtttttacagagtaacatggtaccttcaggagtttggaaattgctcccaagaatgaaccagacttgtggaggtctacaattttttttctgagatcttggctgatttcttttgattttcccatgatgtcaagcaaagaggtactgtgtttgaaggtacgccttgaaatacatccacaggtacacctccaattgactcaaatgatgtcaactagcctatcagaagcttctaaagccataacataattttctggaattttccaagctgtttaaaggcacagtcaacttggtgtatgtaaacttctgacccactggaattgtgatacattgaattataagtgaaataatctgtctgtaaacaattgttggaaaaattacttgtgtcatgcacaaagtagatgccctaacctacttgccaaaactatagtttgttaacaagacatttgtggagtggttgaaaaacgagttttaatgactccaacctcagtgtatgtaaatttccgacttcaactgtaagtaggcCTATATCTACAGCCTATCCACGATCCGTGTCAGCGAAATTCCCCGTGTTGATTGAAATTATGACTGTCTAATCCTACCTCTATATGGTATCATATCCCTAAAAGTCTGTTTATTAAACTTGGTGGAATTGAAATCCTAATGAAATGTGTTTTTGAC
This DNA window, taken from Oncorhynchus tshawytscha isolate Ot180627B linkage group LG10, Otsh_v2.0, whole genome shotgun sequence, encodes the following:
- the arl2 gene encoding ADP-ribosylation factor-like protein 2; this encodes MGLLTILKKMKHKEREMRLLMLGLDNAGKTTILKKFNGEDVSTISPTLGFNIKTLEHKGFKLNIWDVGGQKSLRSYWRNYFESTDGLVWVVDSADRLRLEDCRQELSSLLMEERLSGATLLVFANKQDLPGSLSKETIREALGLDDIKTHHWCIIGCSAVTGENLLTGVDWLLDDIAARVFTAD